A window from Streptosporangiales bacterium encodes these proteins:
- a CDS encoding Rieske 2Fe-2S domain-containing protein, whose protein sequence is MPTRRHVIAAAGAGFGVLAVAGCANGGDPGPAESSQSSPSESNDGATPVPEDGAELATLADIKVGEAVAAKSGEEDVIVARPTEDTATAFSAKCTHKGCPVKPSGKELKCPCHGSRFEAATGKVLGGPAEAPLGAFKVRVEGGKVVAGGG, encoded by the coding sequence ATGCCAACGCGACGTCATGTCATCGCCGCAGCAGGCGCAGGATTCGGAGTACTCGCCGTCGCCGGCTGCGCGAACGGTGGCGACCCCGGCCCCGCTGAGAGCTCACAGTCGTCTCCCAGCGAGTCGAATGACGGGGCCACCCCCGTGCCCGAGGACGGGGCCGAGCTGGCGACCCTGGCCGACATCAAGGTCGGTGAGGCGGTCGCCGCGAAGAGCGGCGAGGAGGACGTCATCGTCGCGCGCCCGACCGAGGACACGGCGACCGCGTTCAGCGCCAAGTGCACGCACAAGGGCTGCCCGGTCAAGCCGTCCGGCAAGGAACTGAAGTGCCCGTGCCACGGCTCGCGCTTCGAGGCCGCCACCGGCAAGGTGCTCGGCGGTCCCGCCGAGGCGCCGCTCGGCGCGTTCAAGGTGCGCGTCGAGGGCGGCAAGGTCGTCGCCGGCGGCGGCT